Genomic window (Lycium barbarum isolate Lr01 chromosome 2, ASM1917538v2, whole genome shotgun sequence):
GTTGgatcattgtcattcacttggaTTTAGGGATCTCAGAGGAAGCTTTTCCAGGTAGTTGGTGATGAGTTTTTGGTAGTAATTATGACTGTTAATGATATAACAGGTTCCAGGCCGTAGCTAGTAAATAGATGAATCTTGACGTCCACTGGAGCGCctataaagcgaggcgaagcgctcaacatgttttccacctcgcttcagggcttaagctcGCTTCAAGCACGCCTTTGACGGCACTGCCCAAAGCATGAATTAGGTATAGTGGGATAATATGTAGGTCTTGGTTAAGAGTGTTTCGAAGCCTCTTTTATCATTGGAAGGAAAGAAGTACGTGGACACTAACCTTGGTTTTCTTTGGTGAGACCCTATTGTTGTATCATTAATTTATCCTTCAAAGAATTTCAGCTCAAAGCACTGGGACAGGTGCACGGATCCTCTTTGACATACCCTCTACTGATATCAAGTCCACTAGTTCGTGATATCTAAACATTTCATTAGGATATCCTAAAGTGGATTTCTCTTCAACTTCATTCTATGCAAGATTTGACTTGTGGCTGGTGGTCTGTCTACCCCGTCAGCCCAAAAATGTTCAACATTCTACTTATTTGATTGCTAGTCTTGCATCTCTTAGTCCTAATTAGTACTGTAAGCTGGAGTGCACAGAGTCAATTGAGAATCTGTTCCTATAGTGTGTCCGTTTACCAACATTTTAGTTCATAGAAATTTTACACCATTTATTGGCAATTCTTTGTTGCCTTTTGAGTCCGTTTATGGAAAAGTTAAGTacacatatcttccaaggttaaTAATTTATTCTTAGAACCCACAGAGTGCAATGTGTATTGGCTTCATGTTTTTATGTCTAAAAGTGTAATCGTTACTTCCTTTATTCGTCTAAAACTGCAGAAATTATGGATTTTGGATCTTTCACCTGAAATCTTGAAACTCTACATTACTTAGGAAGGTGTTAGGTCATCCTTTTCATCCAAGGTTAGTTATTTTATCTGTGCTTGCTTTCGTAGTATGACAAAAAACATTTGAACAATAGATTtaaaattatctatcttttttatttacttatttgtTTTTTGATAAGCTTCCTCTTTGATTTACTTAATAAAATCATTCATGAGGGATATCATGCAGTGACATAATAAAAATGAATTTTGAGTATATCattgatttgtttttttcttCACAATGCAACAAAATCCTGCAGCATGTAGATAAGCTAGTTCCAAATGCAACATTGCAAGTCACTGGTGCGGTCGGTTAGCACAGGGAGGGTCTTGCTTTCCCGACTGCCATTAGGGAagttattttcctcatttttaaggaacttgttttctaaAGAAAGTGTTTTCCAAAACATCTTCACCAACCAAACatggaaaattggaaaacattttccataccaaacacacccttagttctTTCAAAGTCCAAATTTGATCTCctcaaaaaggaaaaaattggCATTATCTTTAGTGGTCATTCATCTCCTTAATTTATTTACCTTAAAGAGTAAAGATAACAATCATTGCATTCTGCTTCTTTCAGTCGGTTCTCCTTATCTGCAGATTTTCAATGCTAACTGTTCTCAAACATGTGATTATCTattccctccgttttaatttgtttgtctgcTTGACTTGGAagttggcacggagtttaagaaagtaaagaacacTTTTGAATCTtctggtcttaaactaaagatatggagaATGTGCCAAAATGCTTTTaatcttatggtcttaaacaTGCTATGTGGAATGTTGGAAATAAAGAGTTGCCAAAAGAGGAAAGaggcattcttttttaaacagatTAAAAAGAAGAGTAAGATGAACAAATTGAAATGGAAGGAGTATCAGTTTTGTCCTATCAGTTTCAGCAGCTGCATCTATAGTTAATTAGTTCTGATTGTTAATGTAGTATGTTTCTCTGTTGCCTGGTGCAGTGGTAAAACTATTGAGCTCGATGATGTTACTTTCCACCAATGTGTAAATTTGACAAGATTCAACTCAGAAAAGACTGTCAGCTTTGTTCCGCCTGATGGTGAATTTGAATTGGTGAAGTAAGTTCATACTTCTTCCTATACATCTTTGTTTTCTGGGATCTATTTTTTCTCTCATCTCAAGCCAGAAGGCTGAAGCTGTGGTACTGATTCCTCATTTTATTCTACTAGAAAATGCTGAACTTCCTTAAATCATTTCATGTCACGCTAAATTAATGCTACTAATTGGGCCAGCTTGTGCTCACCACGACTAGTCCACTGGGTGCTTGCTATCTCCCACCAACACAGTTACTGGGTAACTTTGTCTACCAAGACTTAGATAGGTGGGAAGAAATCACCTCATGTTTATTTTACCtctacggagatttgaaccttatCTTCCATAGTTCATCCCAACTTCATTGACCAGAGTGTAAAGATTGCATTTGGCTTTTAAGCTCAAAATATGTACACCCCTTGATTTGGAGGAGGTTCAGCTTATACCGATATTCATGGGCATACTTTTATATAATAGTGCCTGGAATTGTTTACATGTGGTTATCTTCAGGTACCGCATTACTGAAGGAATAAATCTTCCTTTCCGTGTATTACCAACTATCAAAGAATTAGGCCGTACACGTATGGAAGTTAATGTTAAGGCTTGATATGGAATGAATTTTGATTTGAAACATCAATCTGTGTTTATATGATTTATTGTTGCTAACTTTGACTGTTTTCAGGTTAAGAGTTTGTTGGGTGCAAAAATGTTTGCTCTTGGAGTAGTTATTAAAATTCCTGTGCCGCAAACTCCAAAAATGAACTTCCAGGTGACATCAGGGAAAGCAAAGTACAATCCATCCATTGACTGTTTGGTCTGGAAGTGAGTATTCATTTACTTAATCATGTAATGTATATTCTTTTGCATTAAGCTAGCTTCTTCAAAAACAGATCTTCAATATGGACAACTTGGTGCAGGATAAAAAAATTTCTAGGACAAACTGAGTCAACATTGAGTGCTGAGGTTGAGTTAATTTTGAAAATCACAGAGAAGAAGTCCTTGACTCGGCCGCCAATTCAGATGGAATTTCAGGTAAATATTTTCCCTCATGAGAGACTTGATAACTGTGTTCGCTTACGTTGTCAATTTTCTTTATCCCTTGTATGGATATTTTGGAGGGCTTTTTGtcaggtgggggggggggggggggggggaggggaattAATTTCGACAATGGCATTCTTTCCTTGTTTTACAATGGTTTATTCTATTGGCGCTATAGTTCATGACGAATTTTTTGTGCTTTGCAGATTCCCATGTTTATAGCATCTGGTTTGTGTGTTCGGTTTCTTAAGGTATGTTTGCCAAACTTACAATTCAATAGTGGTCTCCTTTTGGTATGATATCTGCTTCATGTAAGTCAGTTCTGTGCAGGTGTGGGAGAAGAGTGGCTACAACATAGTTGAGTGGGTTCGTTATATCACTAAAGTTTGTTCGTACGAGATAAGGTGCTAAGATGAAAGAACTACTTGAGTTGAGGTTGTCTTCGATTGATAGCTGGTGTAAAAATTAATCTTTTTGAGGGATGGAATCATACTACACTTATGCACCGGATCCTATCAGAACTTTAAATATGCGTGGGAAAGaatagtactaggatgggtgacccgcGGAGAGTTCTCATGATTCATTTGTTACTGACCCCAACTAGTTTGGAATTGAGGCGGAGCTTGATTATCTTTTttatttgttttccttttttttgttgttgttgttgttgtttttttttttttgttgttgtgagTGATTTGCGAGGACTGATAGAAGAGACCTTTAGTTAATAC
Coding sequences:
- the LOC132620439 gene encoding AP-2 complex subunit mu-like, coding for MANHLSGKTIELDDVTFHQCVNLTRFNSEKTVSFVPPDGEFELVKYRITEGINLPFRVLPTIKELGRTRMEVNVKVKSLLGAKMFALGVVIKIPVPQTPKMNFQVTSGKAKYNPSIDCLVWKIKKFLGQTESTLSAEVELILKITEKKSLTRPPIQMEFQIPMFIASGLCVRFLKVWEKSGYNIVEWVRYITKVCSYEIRC